One Kitasatospora sp. MAP12-44 DNA segment encodes these proteins:
- a CDS encoding ferric reductase-like transmembrane domain-containing protein — translation MSTVSAHSARRARHRAGPPPRRPSGPPPQPSGLPPVGHLWSRALLLVIWAGVPAVMAIWWQNTIPGSLRGFGDYVTSAGRLSGLLAAYLLLVLVALMARIPWLENRIGSDVVTRYHRTLGEYTVALALAHAVLIILGYSWQSGTNPASEAVTVLFDYPDVLLAAIALALLVLVGVVSARAVRRKLPYETWYHIHLLVYVAIALAFAHEFSVGADFSTSPRNRLLWSGAHIAVAAAVLVFRVALPLRRSLRHQVRVTRVVPEGPGVVSIHLSGHDLDTLDARAGQFLRWRFLARGLWWQSHPYSLSAAPERGQWRITVKNLGDSSTALSRLRPGTRVWFEGPYGAFTEQRHNPTRKVLLIAGGAGITPIRALYESLPGSGGDVILLYRASRAEDLVLYRELQEIARRRGFGLYPLVGPRSGPQGDPLSAARLRQSVPDAAHRDVYLCGPAGMTQATERQLRRLGVPARRIHSEAFEL, via the coding sequence GTGTCCACCGTCAGCGCGCACTCCGCACGTCGGGCCCGCCACCGGGCCGGGCCGCCACCGCGGCGGCCCTCAGGCCCGCCCCCGCAGCCGTCCGGTCTGCCGCCCGTGGGCCACCTCTGGTCGCGTGCCCTGCTGCTGGTCATCTGGGCCGGTGTGCCGGCCGTCATGGCGATCTGGTGGCAGAACACCATCCCGGGCTCGCTGCGCGGCTTCGGGGACTACGTGACCTCGGCCGGTCGCCTGTCCGGCCTGCTGGCCGCCTACCTGCTGCTGGTCCTGGTCGCGCTGATGGCGCGCATCCCCTGGCTGGAGAACCGGATCGGCTCCGACGTGGTGACCCGCTACCACCGGACGCTGGGCGAGTACACCGTCGCCCTGGCCCTCGCGCACGCCGTCCTGATCATCCTCGGCTACTCGTGGCAGTCCGGCACCAACCCCGCCTCCGAGGCGGTCACCGTCCTGTTCGACTACCCGGACGTGCTGCTGGCCGCTATCGCCCTGGCCCTGCTGGTCCTGGTGGGGGTCGTCTCGGCCCGCGCGGTGCGCCGCAAGCTGCCCTACGAGACCTGGTACCACATCCACCTGCTCGTCTACGTCGCGATCGCGCTCGCCTTCGCCCACGAGTTCTCCGTCGGCGCGGACTTCTCCACCTCGCCGCGCAACCGGCTGCTGTGGTCCGGCGCCCACATCGCCGTGGCCGCGGCCGTCCTCGTCTTCCGCGTCGCGCTGCCGCTGCGCCGCTCCCTGCGCCACCAGGTACGGGTGACCCGGGTGGTCCCCGAGGGACCGGGCGTCGTCTCGATCCACCTGAGCGGACACGACCTGGACACGCTGGACGCCCGCGCGGGCCAGTTCCTGCGCTGGCGCTTCCTGGCCCGCGGCCTGTGGTGGCAGTCCCACCCCTACTCGCTGTCCGCCGCACCCGAGCGCGGCCAGTGGCGGATCACCGTGAAGAACCTCGGCGACTCCAGCACCGCCCTGAGCCGCCTGCGCCCCGGCACCCGGGTCTGGTTCGAAGGCCCCTACGGCGCCTTCACCGAACAGCGCCACAACCCCACCCGCAAGGTCCTGCTGATCGCGGGCGGCGCCGGCATCACCCCGATCCGCGCCCTCTACGAGAGCCTGCCCGGCAGCGGCGGCGACGTCATCCTGCTCTACCGCGCCTCCCGCGCCGAGGACCTCGTCCTCTACCGGGAGCTGCAGGAGATCGCCCGCCGGCGCGGCTTCGGCCTCTACCCGCTGGTCGGCCCGCGCAGCGGACCCCAGGGCGACCCGCTGTCCGCCGCGCGGCTGCGCCAGAGCGTGCCCGACGCCGCCCACCGGGACGTGTACCTATGCGGGCCCGCCGGCATGACACAGGCCACCGAGCGCCAGCTACGCCGCCTGGGGGTCCCCGCACGGCGGATCCACAGCGAAGCGTTCGAGCTCTAG
- a CDS encoding NADP-dependent oxidoreductase, with product MSKAVLLTDFGPPEVLKLGDIEIGDPGPTQIRLAVRFAGVGPTDLAIRSGHLRNAFPTSAGAVLGFEAAGVVDAVGSAVTEVSPGDEVAVFLPGLGGYAELVLADYWVRKPPSVDWDAAAALPASGEAAVRVLNLLRVAPGETLLLLGGTGSVGTIATQLAVARGVRVVAAVRPDDFAIAENLGAIPVEYGEHLAEAVRSAVGRVDAVMDAARASDLETAAELAGGPQRVITLTNPSAEQLGATLSGPIPADIPAALTEAMKQLADGNLLLRDRTVRPLANAAEVHAQLQAGTLRSKALLAIP from the coding sequence ATGTCAAAGGCAGTCCTGCTCACCGATTTCGGACCCCCCGAAGTACTCAAGCTCGGTGACATCGAGATCGGCGACCCGGGCCCGACCCAAATCCGCCTGGCCGTTCGCTTCGCCGGTGTCGGGCCCACGGATCTGGCCATCAGATCCGGACACCTGCGCAACGCCTTCCCCACCTCTGCGGGCGCGGTGCTCGGCTTCGAGGCCGCAGGGGTGGTCGATGCCGTCGGAAGCGCGGTCACCGAGGTCTCGCCCGGTGACGAGGTCGCGGTCTTCCTGCCCGGGCTCGGTGGCTACGCCGAACTCGTGCTGGCCGACTACTGGGTGCGCAAGCCGCCATCGGTCGACTGGGACGCCGCGGCGGCCTTGCCGGCCTCTGGTGAAGCCGCGGTGCGTGTACTCAATCTGCTGCGCGTAGCACCGGGAGAGACGCTGCTGCTGCTTGGCGGCACAGGTTCGGTTGGCACCATCGCCACCCAGCTCGCCGTCGCACGCGGCGTCCGAGTCGTCGCCGCGGTCCGACCCGATGACTTCGCCATCGCCGAGAACCTCGGTGCGATCCCAGTCGAGTACGGCGAGCACCTGGCCGAGGCAGTGCGCTCGGCCGTCGGACGCGTCGACGCGGTGATGGACGCGGCGCGCGCCAGCGACCTGGAAACAGCGGCCGAACTTGCCGGCGGCCCCCAACGCGTCATCACCCTCACCAATCCGAGTGCCGAGCAGCTCGGCGCCACCCTCTCCGGACCGATCCCGGCTGACATCCCGGCGGCGCTGACCGAAGCGATGAAACAACTGGCCGACGGCAATCTGCTACTGCGCGACCGAACCGTCAGACCGCTCGCGAACGCCGCAGAGGTTCACGCGCAGCTGCAGGCCGGGACCCTGCGCAGCAAAGCCCTGCTCGCGATCCCGTGA
- a CDS encoding RNA polymerase subunit sigma-70 yields the protein MVDAARAGDQGAFARLAEPYRHELQVHCYRMLGSVEDAEDAVQETYLRAWARLDSYAGRAPFRAWLYGIATHACLDALRRRRARVWSTDVSGPADPRDEPAPPLDVPWLQPYPDRLLEPPASPDTEPEAVVTAKETIELAFLAAIQQLPARQRAVLILRDVLDWSAKSTAASMEMSQAAVNSALQRAHATLAERLPPDRAAWTSAPNADERALLGQLIAAWEQADTAALVGLLRADARFVMPPRPTWYAGRDDIAVFLRDHVFGELGTDWLLLPTAANHQPAFALYRRAPGKPLHERFGIGVLRVQDGAVAEIATFRQPQVFASFALPTAVRRQADGSVRAG from the coding sequence ATGGTGGATGCCGCGCGCGCCGGTGACCAGGGTGCTTTCGCGCGCCTTGCCGAGCCGTACCGTCATGAGCTGCAGGTGCACTGCTACCGGATGCTCGGCTCGGTAGAGGATGCCGAGGACGCCGTGCAGGAGACGTACCTGCGGGCCTGGGCCCGGCTGGACAGCTACGCCGGGCGCGCCCCCTTCCGGGCCTGGCTGTACGGGATCGCAACCCACGCGTGCCTGGACGCGCTGCGGCGGCGCAGGGCGCGGGTCTGGTCGACGGACGTGTCCGGGCCGGCCGACCCGCGCGATGAGCCGGCGCCGCCACTGGACGTGCCCTGGCTCCAGCCCTACCCCGACCGGTTGCTGGAGCCGCCGGCGTCGCCGGACACGGAGCCGGAAGCGGTCGTCACTGCCAAGGAGACGATCGAGCTGGCCTTCCTCGCTGCCATCCAGCAGCTGCCGGCCCGTCAGCGCGCGGTGCTGATCCTGCGCGACGTGCTCGACTGGTCGGCCAAGTCCACTGCGGCCAGCATGGAGATGAGCCAGGCAGCGGTGAACAGCGCGCTGCAGCGCGCGCACGCGACGCTCGCCGAGCGTCTGCCGCCGGACCGCGCCGCCTGGACGTCCGCCCCCAACGCCGACGAGAGGGCACTGCTGGGGCAGCTCATCGCGGCCTGGGAGCAGGCCGACACCGCGGCGCTGGTCGGGCTGCTGCGCGCGGACGCACGGTTCGTGATGCCGCCGCGGCCGACGTGGTACGCCGGGCGGGACGACATCGCGGTGTTCCTGCGCGACCACGTGTTCGGCGAGCTGGGCACGGACTGGCTGCTGCTGCCCACGGCGGCGAACCACCAGCCCGCCTTCGCGCTGTACCGGCGCGCGCCCGGGAAGCCGCTGCACGAGCGGTTCGGGATCGGGGTGCTCCGGGTCCAGGACGGCGCGGTCGCCGAGATCGCGACCTTCCGCCAGCCGCAGGTGTTCGCCTCCTTCGCGCTGCCCACGGCGGTGCGCCGCCAGGCCGATGGCAGCGTGAGGGCCGGGTGA
- a CDS encoding PPOX class F420-dependent oxidoreductase: MSAELSDDLKKLIDDSPVFATLATIQPDGSPQLSVTWLTRDGDDLLVSTTVGRRKEQNLRADPRITVMINPANAPYTYAEVRGTATLTTEGGQELIDALSRKYTGKAYADFNPASQDDDQRVVIRVTPRKVVGSL; this comes from the coding sequence GTGTCCGCTGAACTCTCCGACGACCTGAAGAAGCTCATCGACGACAGCCCGGTCTTCGCGACCCTGGCCACGATCCAGCCGGACGGCAGCCCGCAGCTGTCGGTCACCTGGCTCACCCGGGACGGCGACGATCTGCTGGTCTCCACGACCGTCGGCCGCCGCAAGGAGCAGAATCTGCGCGCCGACCCGCGGATCACGGTGATGATCAACCCGGCGAACGCGCCCTACACCTACGCCGAGGTCCGCGGTACGGCCACGCTGACCACGGAAGGCGGGCAGGAACTGATCGACGCGCTGTCGCGCAAGTACACGGGCAAGGCCTACGCGGACTTCAACCCGGCCTCGCAGGACGACGACCAGCGCGTCGTCATCCGCGTCACCCCGCGCAAGGTCGTCGGTTCGCTCTGA
- a CDS encoding MFS transporter, which yields MNTTTPIHRWRAFAVLAVAFFMTIVDLTIVNVALPTIGRDLRFSESSLQWVVTAYGLAFGGLLLLGGRSADLLGRRRIFLLGLAVFTGASLACGLARSDTFLIVMRGVQGTGAAIVLPAALSIVMTMFPEGAERNKALGLWGGLGAGGATVGLLAGGLLTRYAGWEYIFFLNVPVGLAALALAPRIVPESRLQTDRRSYDPLGALTVTGGLLLLVYAISTAPQDGWATPKTIGSLVASGVLLASFVLVEARTRAPLLPLRLLRSRPVAAANTVGLLLGGGFFAFIFIGTLYMQQVLHYSALMAGTAWLAASLTSVALAGPSQLLVTRIGAGPVMTAGMTLIAGGTAWATAAGVHGSFWADLAGPFFVAGAGTAFTFIPISIAGLTGVAERDAGLASGLLNTTQQLGGAIGVAIASTVAASRTATLAATGQPAAAALTGGFRAAFWVCTVIAALAVPVGLVIPRRRQAQPEPASPADAPAVKAAAGRPPEFNTSTRRTS from the coding sequence ATGAACACCACGACGCCCATCCACCGCTGGCGGGCCTTCGCCGTGCTCGCCGTTGCCTTCTTCATGACGATCGTCGACCTGACCATCGTCAACGTCGCGCTCCCGACCATCGGGCGCGACCTGCGCTTCTCCGAATCGAGTCTGCAGTGGGTGGTGACCGCCTACGGCCTGGCCTTCGGCGGCCTGCTGCTGCTCGGCGGCCGCTCCGCCGACCTGCTCGGCCGCCGCCGGATCTTCCTGCTCGGGCTGGCCGTCTTCACCGGCGCCTCACTGGCCTGCGGCCTGGCCCGCAGCGACACGTTCCTGATCGTCATGCGGGGCGTGCAGGGCACCGGCGCGGCGATCGTCCTGCCGGCCGCGCTGTCGATCGTGATGACGATGTTCCCGGAGGGGGCGGAGCGCAACAAGGCGCTCGGCCTCTGGGGCGGCCTCGGGGCCGGCGGTGCCACCGTCGGGCTGCTCGCCGGCGGCCTGCTCACCCGGTACGCCGGCTGGGAGTACATCTTCTTCCTCAACGTCCCGGTCGGACTGGCGGCGCTGGCGCTGGCCCCCCGGATCGTCCCGGAGAGCCGGCTGCAGACCGACCGCCGCAGCTACGACCCGCTCGGCGCGCTGACCGTGACAGGCGGCCTGCTGCTGCTCGTCTACGCGATCTCGACCGCGCCGCAGGACGGCTGGGCGACCCCGAAGACGATCGGCTCGCTCGTCGCCTCCGGGGTACTGCTGGCCTCCTTCGTCCTGGTCGAGGCGCGGACCCGGGCGCCGCTGCTCCCGCTACGGCTGCTGCGGTCGCGACCGGTCGCCGCTGCGAACACGGTCGGGCTGCTGCTCGGTGGCGGCTTCTTCGCGTTCATCTTCATCGGGACGCTCTACATGCAGCAGGTCCTGCACTACTCGGCGCTGATGGCCGGGACGGCGTGGCTGGCGGCCTCGCTGACCTCGGTGGCGCTTGCCGGGCCGTCGCAGCTGCTGGTGACGCGTATCGGGGCGGGCCCGGTGATGACCGCGGGCATGACCCTGATCGCGGGCGGGACGGCCTGGGCGACCGCAGCAGGGGTGCACGGGAGTTTCTGGGCCGACCTCGCCGGGCCGTTCTTCGTGGCCGGCGCCGGGACCGCGTTCACCTTCATCCCGATCTCGATCGCCGGTCTGACCGGGGTCGCCGAGCGGGACGCCGGGCTCGCTTCCGGCCTGCTCAACACCACACAGCAACTCGGCGGGGCGATCGGCGTGGCCATCGCGTCGACGGTCGCCGCAAGCCGCACGGCAACGCTGGCCGCGACCGGCCAGCCGGCCGCGGCGGCGCTCACCGGCGGGTTCCGGGCGGCGTTCTGGGTGTGCACCGTGATCGCCGCACTGGCCGTCCCGGTCGGCCTGGTCATCCCGCGCCGGAGGCAGGCGCAGCCCGAGCCGGCCAGCCCGGCCGACGCGCCGGCCGTCAAGGCTGCGGCGGGCCGACCGCCGGAGTTCAACACATCGACAAGGAGGACATCATGA
- a CDS encoding FAD:protein FMN transferase — translation MRTATDHVMGTVVSLTAPDTTDPAPFQAAAAAVFAHLHHDDEVFSPFKPDSPISRIRDGRLPLTALADHPDGPRIREVLDLCEQLKQDSGGAFDAWAVGDPPHFDPCGAVKGWATEAASALAVAHGLPRHVLNAGGDVRLHSGHDPAPWRVGITDPHHPGTVLTVLHLRDGAVATSGTAERGAHIFDPRTARPTTGLAQVTVTGPDLTLADGYATAALAMTNDPHGPATAHAWLDDLAHRTDYQALTVDPHGAVRHTPGLTGLLTAPAAHVRERSAPCGSGGTALLLALTLPTDPGRSRRP, via the coding sequence GTGCGCACCGCCACCGACCACGTCATGGGCACCGTCGTCTCGCTCACCGCCCCCGACACCACCGACCCCGCGCCCTTCCAGGCCGCAGCCGCCGCCGTGTTCGCCCACCTCCACCACGACGACGAAGTCTTCTCGCCGTTCAAACCGGACAGCCCGATCAGCCGCATCCGCGACGGACGCCTGCCCCTGACCGCCCTCGCCGACCACCCCGACGGCCCACGGATCCGCGAAGTCCTGGACCTGTGCGAGCAGTTGAAGCAGGACAGCGGCGGCGCGTTCGACGCCTGGGCGGTCGGCGACCCACCGCACTTCGACCCGTGCGGCGCGGTGAAGGGCTGGGCTACCGAAGCAGCCTCCGCCCTGGCCGTCGCCCACGGCCTGCCCCGGCACGTCCTGAACGCCGGCGGCGACGTCCGCCTGCACAGCGGCCACGACCCCGCCCCCTGGCGGGTCGGCATCACCGACCCCCACCACCCGGGCACCGTCCTGACCGTCCTCCACCTGCGGGACGGCGCGGTGGCCACCTCCGGCACCGCCGAACGCGGCGCCCACATCTTCGACCCGCGCACCGCACGCCCCACCACCGGCCTCGCCCAGGTCACCGTCACCGGCCCCGACCTCACCCTCGCCGACGGCTACGCCACCGCCGCCCTCGCCATGACCAACGACCCCCACGGCCCGGCCACCGCCCACGCCTGGCTGGACGACCTCGCCCACCGCACCGACTACCAGGCACTCACCGTCGACCCGCACGGCGCCGTCCGCCACACCCCCGGCCTGACCGGCCTGCTCACCGCGCCCGCCGCCCACGTCCGGGAGAGGTCAGCCCCATGCGGATCCGGCGGCACCGCCCTGCTGCTCGCCCTCACCTTGCCGACCGACCCCGGGCGGTCCCGCCGGCCTTGA
- a CDS encoding MFS transporter, with product MSAAVGLCVASNYYAQPLLDTIARDLRLSAASAALVVTVAQVGYALGLILVLPLGDLMERRRLVSGLTLATACSLALTAVAPNAGLLLAGTALTGLLSVTAQVLVPFAADLATPHRRGQVVGTVMSGLVLGMLLARTASGALAAVGGWRTVYWAAAAAMAVLAATLHRALPQYRGSAGLRYGPLLRSTARLLVDEPVLRARALLGLLAFACFSALWTSLAFLLSGPGYDWSDSEIGLLGLAGAAGAIAAQLAGRLADHGRTTLTTMVSALLLLGSWGLLALGAHQVAALIAGIVLLDLAHQGVHITNQSLIYALRPDARGRITSAYMTCYFVGGAIGSALVGVVHAHDGWNGVCVLGAALALLLCLAAAGTAPGFQSWWRGQTRLRELWTVASAGVLAAAVLTLIALAMRLAR from the coding sequence ATGTCTGCGGCCGTCGGGCTGTGTGTGGCGAGCAACTACTACGCCCAGCCTCTGCTGGACACCATCGCCCGCGACCTGCGGCTGTCCGCCGCCTCCGCCGCGCTGGTGGTGACGGTCGCCCAGGTCGGCTACGCACTGGGGTTGATCCTGGTACTGCCGCTGGGCGACCTCATGGAACGGCGTCGGCTGGTCAGCGGCCTGACCCTGGCCACAGCATGCTCCCTTGCGCTGACCGCGGTCGCCCCCAACGCGGGGCTGCTGCTGGCCGGCACCGCGCTGACCGGTCTGCTGTCGGTGACCGCGCAGGTCCTGGTGCCGTTCGCCGCCGATCTGGCCACCCCTCACCGGCGCGGTCAGGTCGTGGGAACGGTCATGAGCGGACTGGTGCTGGGCATGCTGCTGGCCCGAACCGCATCCGGTGCCCTGGCTGCGGTCGGCGGCTGGCGCACGGTGTACTGGGCCGCAGCGGCTGCGATGGCCGTCCTGGCCGCCACGCTGCACCGGGCACTGCCTCAGTACCGGGGATCCGCCGGTCTGCGCTACGGACCGTTGCTGCGCTCCACCGCGCGTCTCCTGGTCGACGAACCGGTGCTGCGGGCCCGGGCGTTGCTCGGCCTGCTGGCCTTCGCCTGCTTCAGCGCGCTGTGGACGTCGCTGGCCTTTCTACTCTCCGGCCCCGGTTACGACTGGTCGGACAGTGAGATCGGACTGCTCGGACTGGCCGGTGCCGCCGGTGCGATCGCCGCCCAGCTCGCCGGGCGGCTGGCGGACCACGGACGCACCACGCTGACCACGATGGTCAGCGCGCTGCTCCTGCTCGGCTCCTGGGGACTGCTGGCCCTGGGGGCGCATCAGGTGGCGGCGCTGATCGCAGGCATCGTGCTGCTGGACCTGGCTCACCAGGGCGTGCACATCACCAACCAGTCGCTGATCTACGCTCTGCGCCCGGACGCACGCGGACGCATCACCTCGGCCTACATGACGTGTTACTTCGTGGGTGGGGCGATCGGCTCAGCGCTGGTCGGCGTGGTCCACGCCCACGACGGTTGGAACGGGGTCTGCGTGCTGGGTGCCGCGCTCGCCCTGCTGTTGTGCTTGGCGGCAGCCGGCACCGCCCCCGGCTTCCAGAGCTGGTGGCGCGGGCAGACCCGGCTGCGGGAACTGTGGACCGTGGCGAGCGCAGGTGTCCTGGCCGCCGCTGTGCTCACGCTCATCGCCCTGGCAATGCGCCTGGCCCGGTGA
- a CDS encoding LysR family transcriptional regulator has translation MELRQLAYAVAVAETGSFTRAAHRCFVVQSALSHQIARLESELGTRLFERTSRQVRITAAGEAFLGPAREALAAIERARCEVAAAGSEVRGRLSIGTITPLTAVDLPDLLAAYRDRHPAVHVTLRARLVRDLLQEVREHTCDLAFVDTRPEGPPVGLAGRVLAHEDLVAIVPHGHRLAGAARVTPARLAEEDMVDMPPGSGIRRHNDAAFAAAGATRTVAFEADTMALLEQLVGRGLGIGLVPAATAARMTAVTAVAATGVPARTVRAVWVASTASPAARAFLQLLRERTPEAPPEEDGPREGEGHAQDVFEMRSP, from the coding sequence ATGGAACTCCGCCAGCTCGCCTACGCCGTCGCTGTCGCCGAGACCGGCAGCTTCACCCGCGCCGCTCACCGCTGCTTCGTGGTCCAGTCCGCCCTCAGCCATCAGATCGCCCGGTTGGAGAGTGAGTTGGGCACCCGGCTGTTCGAACGCACCAGCCGCCAGGTGCGCATCACCGCGGCCGGCGAGGCGTTCCTCGGCCCGGCCCGCGAGGCCTTGGCCGCGATCGAGCGGGCCCGCTGCGAGGTGGCCGCAGCCGGCAGCGAGGTACGCGGCCGGCTGAGCATCGGCACCATCACCCCGCTCACCGCAGTGGATCTGCCCGACCTGCTCGCCGCCTACCGGGACCGGCATCCGGCTGTGCACGTCACGCTGCGGGCCAGGCTGGTCCGGGACTTGCTGCAAGAGGTGCGCGAGCACACCTGCGACCTCGCGTTCGTCGACACCCGCCCGGAGGGGCCCCCGGTCGGATTGGCCGGGCGGGTGCTCGCACACGAGGACTTGGTCGCCATCGTCCCGCACGGGCATCGGCTGGCCGGGGCGGCGCGCGTCACGCCGGCCCGGCTGGCCGAGGAGGACATGGTCGACATGCCACCCGGCTCCGGCATCCGCCGGCACAACGACGCGGCGTTCGCGGCGGCCGGCGCCACCCGCACCGTCGCCTTCGAGGCCGACACCATGGCGCTGCTGGAACAGCTCGTGGGGCGCGGCCTCGGCATCGGATTGGTCCCTGCCGCTACCGCCGCGCGCATGACTGCGGTGACTGCGGTGGCTGCGACGGGCGTGCCTGCGCGAACAGTGCGTGCGGTCTGGGTCGCCTCTACAGCCTCACCGGCGGCTCGCGCGTTCCTCCAGCTCCTGCGCGAACGCACACCGGAGGCCCCACCGGAGGAGGACGGCCCCCGGGAAGGTGAAGGACATGCTCAGGATGTGTTCGAGATGCGGTCACCATGA
- a CDS encoding FMN-binding protein produces the protein MNKTTMALLATSAGLALVIGAKVESASSPHSALVATSGPSGAQSPAGGGSTNPGAPTAAAPSGGSNSPSSGSAGASASGRFTGSVVDTRYGPVQVQAVLTDGKITDITVLQQTTGGHSSQIDSYALPQLKSEALQAQSANIDVVSGATYTSNGYAQSLQAALDAAHR, from the coding sequence ATGAACAAGACCACGATGGCGCTGCTCGCCACCAGTGCCGGCCTCGCCCTGGTCATCGGGGCCAAGGTCGAGTCCGCCAGCTCCCCGCACTCCGCCCTCGTGGCGACCTCGGGCCCCTCGGGCGCGCAGTCGCCGGCCGGCGGCGGCTCCACGAACCCCGGCGCACCCACCGCCGCCGCGCCGTCGGGCGGGTCGAACAGTCCGTCGTCGGGCTCCGCCGGGGCCTCGGCCAGCGGGCGGTTCACCGGCAGCGTGGTCGACACCCGCTACGGCCCGGTCCAGGTCCAGGCCGTCCTGACCGACGGCAAGATCACCGACATCACCGTGCTGCAGCAGACCACCGGCGGCCACAGCTCGCAGATCGACTCCTACGCCCTGCCCCAACTCAAGTCCGAGGCACTGCAGGCGCAGAGCGCCAACATCGACGTCGTCTCGGGCGCGACCTACACCTCCAACGGATACGCGCAGTCGCTCCAAGCCGCCCTCGACGCGGCCCACCGGTGA
- a CDS encoding SDR family oxidoreductase has translation MSELSDRTAVVVGASRGLGRGIATALAEAGATVVAVARSREALAELAEGAERVRPEAADATDPTVAGALIGRYQPDTLVLVAGATPHLRPLQQHTWETFCVNWESDVRIAFHWLREALLKPLRPGSRVVVISSGAAVAGSPVSGGYAGAKATQRFITGYAWEEAQRAGLDITFTAVLPRITPMTELGRPAVRAYAERYGMTEDEYIEQLGPLVTPEVAGAAVVELVGSDAADIAPAYLLTGAGLQKLP, from the coding sequence ATGAGTGAGTTGTCGGACAGGACCGCCGTCGTCGTCGGGGCGAGCCGCGGCTTGGGACGCGGGATCGCGACCGCGCTCGCCGAGGCCGGCGCCACCGTGGTCGCCGTCGCCCGCAGCCGGGAGGCGCTCGCCGAACTGGCCGAGGGCGCCGAGCGTGTCCGGCCGGAAGCGGCCGACGCCACCGACCCCACGGTGGCCGGCGCCCTCATCGGCCGCTACCAGCCGGACACGCTCGTCCTGGTGGCCGGCGCGACCCCGCACCTGCGCCCGCTCCAGCAGCACACCTGGGAGACGTTCTGCGTCAACTGGGAGAGCGACGTGCGGATCGCCTTCCACTGGCTGCGCGAGGCTCTGCTGAAGCCCTTGCGCCCCGGCAGCCGGGTGGTCGTGATCAGCAGCGGCGCAGCGGTGGCCGGGTCACCGGTCAGCGGCGGTTACGCCGGGGCCAAGGCCACCCAGCGGTTCATCACGGGGTACGCGTGGGAGGAGGCGCAGCGAGCCGGCCTCGACATCACGTTCACGGCGGTGCTGCCCCGGATCACCCCGATGACCGAACTCGGACGGCCGGCGGTGCGGGCGTACGCGGAGCGCTACGGCATGACGGAGGACGAGTACATCGAGCAGCTGGGCCCGCTCGTCACCCCGGAGGTCGCGGGCGCCGCCGTGGTCGAGTTGGTCGGGTCGGACGCCGCCGACATCGCCCCGGCCTACCTGCTGACCGGCGCGGGGCTGCAGAAGCTCCCATGA
- a CDS encoding dihydrofolate reductase family protein, whose product MSRVRVHNFSVSLDGFAAGEGQGLEAPFGHAGTRLVEWFFQTRAFNAMYGQAVGGSGVDDALAWTWGPGIGAEIMGRNKFGPQRGPWTDEEWKGWWGENPPFHTPVFVLTHHPRPSLEMEGGTVFHFIDASPQEALRQAREAAGGLDVRIGGGPATVRQFLAEDLVDHLHVALVPIVLGRGERLWDGLEGLEQRFQIESVTTPSGITHLTFTRP is encoded by the coding sequence ATGTCGCGTGTTCGAGTGCACAACTTCAGCGTGTCGCTGGACGGGTTCGCCGCCGGGGAGGGACAGGGGCTGGAGGCCCCGTTCGGGCATGCCGGGACTCGGCTGGTCGAGTGGTTTTTCCAGACCCGCGCCTTCAACGCGATGTACGGCCAGGCCGTCGGCGGCAGCGGTGTGGACGACGCCCTCGCCTGGACCTGGGGGCCCGGGATCGGGGCGGAGATCATGGGCCGCAACAAGTTCGGACCGCAGCGCGGCCCGTGGACCGACGAGGAGTGGAAGGGCTGGTGGGGAGAGAACCCGCCGTTCCACACCCCGGTGTTCGTGCTGACACACCACCCGCGCCCGTCCCTGGAGATGGAGGGCGGCACGGTCTTCCACTTCATCGACGCCTCGCCGCAGGAGGCGCTGCGGCAGGCCCGCGAGGCCGCGGGCGGCCTCGATGTGCGGATCGGCGGGGGCCCGGCCACGGTCAGGCAGTTCCTCGCGGAGGACCTGGTCGACCACCTCCACGTCGCCCTCGTCCCGATCGTCCTGGGCCGCGGTGAGCGGCTGTGGGACGGGCTGGAAGGGCTGGAGCAGCGGTTTCAGATCGAGTCGGTGACGACACCCAGCGGCATCACCCATCTGACCTTCACCCGCCCGTAG